Proteins co-encoded in one Zygotorulaspora mrakii chromosome 5, complete sequence genomic window:
- the TFG2 gene encoding transcription factor IIF subunit TFG2 (similar to Saccharomyces cerevisiae TFG2 (YGR005C); ancestral locus Anc_4.142), translating to MSQKEVLAKTNDESGDEYMSQEEEVFDGNDIENNENKVYEESLDLDLSRSNRQVWLCRLPMFLAEKWRDRNNIHGQELGKIRINKDGSKIKLVLNENDSDSIPHEYDLELTKKVVENEYIFTEQNLKKYQQRVRELASDPEKQRQAYIKKQEREEELKKKQQQLKRRNNRRKFNHRVMTDRDGRDRYIPYVKTIPKKTSITGTVCHECQVMPSMNDPNYHKIVEQRRNIVKNYNKEKITTLEQTVGVTMSHTGMSMRSDNSNFLKVGREKAKSNVKSIRMPKKEILDYLFKLFDEYDYWSLKGLKERTRQPEAHLKDCLDKVATLVKKGPYAFKYTLRPEYKRLKEEERKATLGELADDPSGNGDGFNDLNEGDGDADAENEEDMEMEDVV from the coding sequence ATGTCTCAGAAGGAAGTTCTTGCGAAAACCAATGATGAGTCTGGTGATGAGTACATGTCACAGGAGGAAGAGGTTTTTGATGGTAAcgatattgaaaataatgagaACAAAGTTTATGAAGAGTCTCTAGATTTGGATCTTTCTCGCAGTAACAGACAAGTTTGGCTATGTCGGTTACCCATGTTTCTAGCCGAAAAATGGAGAGACAGAAATAATATTCATGGTCAAGAGTTGGGAAAGATTAGGATAAATAAAGATGGCAGTAAGATTAAACTGGTACTCAATGAAAACGACAGCGATTCGATACCGCATGAATATGATCTTGAACTAACGAAAAAAGTTGTCGAAAACGAATATATATTTACTGAGCAGAATTTAAAGAAGTACCAGCAAAGGGTAAGGGAATTGGCCTCTGATCCCGAGAAGCAAAGACAAGCATATATCAAGAAACAGGAGAGGGAAGAAGAGctcaaaaagaaacagcAACAACTTAAACGTAGAAACAATAGAAGAAAGTTCAATCACAGAGTTATGACAGATAGAGATGGTAGGGATAGGTATATTCCTTACGTGAAGACCATACCAAAAAAGACATCTATAACAGGAACTGTGTGTCATGAATGTCAAGTAATGCCTTCGATGAATGATCCCAACTATCATAAAATCGTCgaacaaagaagaaatattgTTAAGAATTacaataaagaaaagataacAACTCTGGAGCAAACCGTTGGTGTGACAATGAGTCATACTGGTATGTCCATGAGATCTGataattcaaatttcttgaaagtTGGTCGTGAAAAGGCAAAGAGTAATGTTAAATCCATTCGTATGCCTAAAAAGGAGATTCTGGATTATCTATTCAAACTATTTGATGAATACGATTATTGGTCGTTGAAAGGTTTAAAAGAACGTACAAGACAACCAGAGGCACATTTGAAAGATTGCCTGGACAAAGTTGCCACGTTGGTGAAAAAGGGCCCATATGCATTCAAATATACGCTGAGACCGGAATACAAGAGATtaaaagaggaagaaagaaagGCCACTCTTGGTGAGCTAGCAGATGATCCCTCTGGTAACGGTGACGGATTCAACGATCTAAATGAAGGTGATGGCGATGCTGATGCTGAAAACGAGGAGGATATGGAAATGGAGGACGTTGTCTAG
- the CUL3 gene encoding cullin CUL3 (similar to Saccharomyces cerevisiae CUL3 (YGR003W); ancestral locus Anc_4.138) encodes MLMSKRVKIRVPNRLGYSGQSFDDLWPTLQDAIDHIYEGNVEVLSFEKLYRTVYSIVIMKKGRQLYTELGSFLTYKLQTLRERTIKDGSRGFELLQTLIAIWDSQCSIFKLISDMMIYLDKVYCKPERTLEVYDLCLSLFKKHVIDPLSQFVDQALITDINGIRSQLILNEVNTGVCKRIVDMMETLLEGNDNYFLNHFEPIFLESTRQYYEDLINNSDLDPTEYLDYMNKHKVFEFSLDEQFLNSDTVSKITTSLDKVLLWNQKFSTIVPILVHQAVIENNVELLNNICNLSSENEYTLKIIKCIENCLAEDANAITIETATKKKTQVAIEWTKAVFSLANKYQKLIEGIKWPSSSSSADGKNEELGTHIVDNVLSKFLNQNCRRSIEYISLYLDSCFKITKDKDEERKVMQNLSEAVRLFNLPAEKDFFEMLYKQQLSKRLLQGRSMIHLEKWMLQRIKDEVGTFFTSRLYGMLKDVSTSQEQAAAFIDANGPFENLETLDFRPQILTGINWPFKAFDFSDSNFYLPSKLEQLKLDFELNYNNQYPERKLTWAYHLCQLEIGFQFENSYHDISMSMFAASIFLLFEEHEELTTEMIGILTHLPEQELQRQLLSLSIVPKTKILRKKPMSKTINPQDKFSINYSFSSPSKNVKIQTIASIKPSMKNDATSKYVQDTLEHERVIEINAAISRKMKSSRSLTHGELSEQITEAVKGRFALTNSILKKSINYLLEKEYIQRDPDDSSVYHYLP; translated from the coding sequence ATGCTAATGTCGAAAAGAGTTAAAATAAGAGTGCCAAATAGATTGGGCTATTCAGGGCAGAGTTTTGATGACCTGTGGCCTACCTTGCAAGATGCTATCGATCACATTTATGAGGGCAACGTGGAAGTACTTTCGTTCGAAAAACTATACAGGACAGTATACAGTATAGTGATTATGAAGAAAGGGCGTCAGCTATATACTGAACTCGGCAGTTTTTTGACTTACAAACTCCAGACATTGAGAGAGAGGACAATCAAGGATGGTAGTCGAGGTTTCGAACTACTGCAAACATTAATAGCTATTTGGGACTCACAATGCAGCATTTTCAAGCTGATAAGTGATATGATGATATATCTTGATAAAGTATATTGTAAACCGGAAAGAACTCTAGAAGTTTACGATTTGTGCTTATCTCTGTTTAAGAAACATGTAATAGATCCCTTGTCACAGTTTGTCGATCAGGCATTGATTACTGACATTAACGGAATTCGTTCTCAGCTGATTTTAAATGAAGTCAATACTGGAGTGTGCAAAAGAATTGTCGATATGATGGAAACTTTGTTGGAAGGAAATGATAATTACTTTCTAAATCATTTTGAGCCTATTTTTCTGGAGAGCACTAGGCAGTATTATGAAGATCTTATCAACAACAGTGATTTAGACCCAACTGAATATCTCGATTACATGAATAAACACAAAGTTTTCGAATTCTCCCTTGATGAGCAATTTCTCAATAGTGACACTGTTTCCAAGATCACCACATCACTGGATAAAGTTCTTCTTtggaatcaaaaattttctacAATTGTACCTATTTTAGTTCATCAGGCAgtaattgaaaataatgtGGAACTATTGAATAACATCTGTAATTTATCTTCAGAGAACGAGTACACGCTGAAGATTATAAAATGCATCGAGAATTGTTTAGCAGAAGATGCAAATGCAATTACCATAGAAACTGctacaaaaaagaaaacccAAGTGGCAATAGAATGGACCAAAGCTGTTTTTTCATTAGCTAATAAGTACCAAAAGCTTATTGAAGGTATAAAGTGGCCCTCCAGTTCGAGCAGTGCGGATGGAAAGAATGAAGAATTAGGCACCCATATTGTGGATAAtgttctttcaaaatttttgaaccaaaATTGTAGAAGGTCCATTGAATATATCTCGCTCTATTTGGATTcatgtttcaaaattacAAAAGACAAAGATGAGGAGAGAAAAGTTATGCAAAATCTTTCTGAAGCAGTGAGGCTCTTCAATTTACCAGCGGAAAAGGACTTCTTCGAGATGTTATACAAACAGCAACTTTCTAAAAGATTGTTACAAGGAAGATCCATGATACACCTTGAGAAATGGATGCTACAACGCATTAAGGATGAGGTTGGAACCTTCTTTACTTCAAGGTTGTATGGTATGCTTAAAGATGTTTCCACTTCTCAAGAGCAGGCAGCCGCTTTTATAGATGCTAATGGCCCCTTTGAAAACCTGGAAACATTAGACTTCAGACCTCAAATACTAACGGGTATAAATTGGCCATTCAAGGCGTTTGATTTTTCGGACTCGAATTTTTATCTACCATCTAAACTTGAACAGTTGAAGCTGGATTTTGAATTAAATTATAATAATCAATACCCCGAAAGGAAACTTACCTGGGCGTATCATCTATGTCAGTTGGAAATTGGGTTTCAGTTTGAAAATTCCTACCATGATATTAGTATGTCCATGTTTGCCGCTAGTATTTTTCTATTGTTCGAAGAACATGAGGAACTAACTACTGAGATGATTGGAATTCTTACTCATCTTCCGGAACAAGAACTGCAGCGTCAGCTATTATCTCTTTCGATTGTACCAAAGACTAAAATACTGAGGAAGAAACCCATGTCCAAGACAATTAATCCCCAGGACAAATTTAGCATCAACTATTCATTTAGTTCACCATCAAAGAATGTCAAAATCCAAACAATTGCAAGCATAAAACCCTCAATGAAGAATGATGCGACCTCTAAATACGTGCAAGACACTCTAGAGCACGAAAGAGTTATTGAAATAAATGCAGCTATCAGTCGTAAGATGAAAAGTAGCAGGAGTTTAACACATGGTGAGCTCTCTGAGCAAATCACAGAGGCTGTAAAAGGTCGATTTGCACTTACAAACTCTATCCTCAAAAAAAGTATCAATTACTTACtggaaaaagaatatattcAAAGGGATCCTGATGATTCGTCTGTGTATCACTATCTTCCCTGA
- the CWC24 gene encoding U2-type spliceosomal complex subunit CWC24 (similar to Saccharomyces cerevisiae CWC24 (YLR323C); ancestral locus Anc_4.139), with product MFKKRSVTLNGRSQNKRKKLNVRGNDDSQTKMGEVQDIPGILPKVEQRDPVRRSTGAALFSKLSSSNKEEVPSSYNQKNDVEESKFKLSVNEDATKEDRLNAEQRLLKTKKGKDGTSAKPSNSSKQIQQPSNIRTTIMTDYQPDICKDYQKTGYCGYGDSCKFLHIRENFKGNWNVKKEWEVQPSKKSIEGTLVETFQQSQGLENIPSKCFICGNDYKSPVMTSCGHCFCSNCFTKRARVDTKCPICSQETHGVAKMATKLRGYLKKNDNSGSTD from the coding sequence ATGTTCAAGAAGCGATCTGTTACGTTAAACGGTCGGAGCCAGAACAAGAGGAAGAAGTTAAATGTACGGGGGAACGATGATAGTCAAACAAAGATGGGCGAGGTTCAAGACATTCCAGGAATACTTCCGAAGGTAGAGCAAAGAGACCCTGTAAGACGTTCAACGGGTGCTGCGCTTTTCTCAAAGCTCTCTAGTAGTAACAAGGAAGAAGTGCCCAGTAGCTacaaccaaaaaaatgacgTGGAGGAATCCAAGTTTAAACTGTCCGTTAATGAAGATGCTACCAAAGAAGATAGGTTGAATGCAGAGCAGAGGTTACTGAAGACGAAGAAGGGAAAAGATGGTACATCTGCTAAACCATCCAACTCAAGTAAGCAGATACAACAGCCTTCAAATATACGAACTACTATAATGACCGACTATCAGCCTGATATATGTAAAGACTATCAGAAGACTGGTTACTGCGGATATGGAGACAGTTGCAAGTTTCTACATATCagagaaaattttaaaGGTAACTGGAATGTCAAAAAAGAGTGGGAAGTCCAACCCAGCAAGAAAAGTATTGAGGGAACTCTCGTGGAGACCTTCCAACAATCGCAAGGCTTAGAGAATATACCATCAAAATGCTTTATATGCGGTAACGATTATAAATCTCCAGTAATGACTTCTTGTGGACACTGTTTCTGTTCAAACTGCTTCACCAAGAGAGCACGAGTAGATACAAAATGTCCTATATGCAGCCAGGAAACTCATGGAGTAGCGAAGATGGCCACAAAGCTAAGAGgttatttgaaaaaaaacgatAATTCAGGTAGCACTGACTGA
- the RPL38 gene encoding 60S ribosomal protein eL38 (similar to Saccharomyces cerevisiae RPL38 (YLR325C); ancestral locus Anc_4.141) — translation MAKEITDIKQFLELTRRADVKGCTVKVNKKLNKAGKSFRQTKFKVRGSKNLYTLVVNDAGKAKKLVQSMPPTLKVNKL, via the coding sequence ATGGCTAAGGAAATCACAGACATCAAGcaatttttggaattgaCCAGAAGAGCAGACGTTAAAGGTTGCACCGTCAAGGTCaacaagaaattgaacaagGCTGGTAAATCTTTTAGACAAACCAAATTCAAGGTTAGAGGTTCCAAGAACTTGTACACTTTGGTCGTCAACGATGCCGGTAAGGCTAAGAAGTTGGTTCAATCTATGCCACCAACTTTGAAGGTTAACAAATTGTAA
- a CDS encoding PEX28-32 family peroxisomal membrane protein (similar to Saccharomyces cerevisiae PEX31 (YGR004W) and PEX30 (YLR324W); ancestral locus Anc_4.140), producing the protein MADTSTKQRETRAQFVDEPETRIGGDTTKVIRSAMKKRQESSRGNNNDDDATAIVSSPLLTSTPPTISKALVKLYPHLIVADRFLTLVTWSGEDIWPSILMVILYVTLLLYFEKITTYFGHLAIVAVIWGYSLLDKHVEETLNSRPTLDDIVHTMKGVITKADMLLSPITVLSAQDIRKFLFTTAFLSPVYIIITLFILPPRKFLLFGGVYLLTYNSPWSMVTRTLLWRFKFVRLLIFYVTGLDSGGINKNQGIFAAVQKQVKKLSTGSDGATVEDGKPIRFTYVLYENQRRWLGIGWTSSMLSYERASWTDEFLNEAPSPDNFKLPEESSGMLWKWVDKTWRLDMTNDGAIQLSSARPKTTASPNADDGFIYYDNTWKKPTTEDSFSKYTRRRRWIRTAELMKTSSFGLDEIDTTHNVVDNSSGSNHKRVVSQNSVASTVPKSETDSDPDSATATGSRRRVSFSEVDNVHIIPSDDDADTDTDQKDLKRHNQQEDYSTENPLDVVRPPQDSKG; encoded by the coding sequence ATGGCTGACACAAGTACGAAACAACGAGAAACGAGGGCACAGTTTGTTGACGAGCCAGAAACTAGAATTGGTGGGGACACAACAAAGGTAATTCGTAGTgccatgaaaaaaagacaagAGTCAAGTCGCggtaataataatgatgatgatgcaaCCGCAATTGTATCTTCACCTCTGTTGACCTCTACGCCACCAACGATTTCTAAGGCGCTTGTTAAATTATATCCTCATTTGATAGTAGCAGATAGGTTTCTGACGCTAGTGACGTGGTCGGGTGAAGATATTTGGCCTAGTATTCTTATGGTTATACTGTATGTGACACTTCTgttatattttgaaaaaataacaaCCTATTTTGGTCATTTAGCTATTGTAGCTGTTATATGGGGTTACTCTTTATTGGACAAGCATGTTGAAGAAACCCTAAACTCACGGCCAACATTAGATGATATTGTTCATACCATGAAAGGTGTTATTACGAAAGCGGATATGCTTCTGTCACCGATAACAGTTTTAAGTGCGCAAGATATAAGAAAGTTTCTCTTCACAACAGCATTTTTATCGCCTGTTTATATCATAATAACTTTATTCATTTTACCTCCAAGAAAGTTTCTGTTATTTGGTGGAGTTTATCTTTTAACATATAATTCACCATGGTCAATGGTGACAAGGACCCTGTTGTGGAGATTTAAATTTGTAAGATTATTAATTTTCTATGTCACCGGGCTTGATTCAGGTGGTATTAATAAAAATCAAGGTATATTTGCAGCTGTTCAAAAACAAGTAAAAAAACTATCAACTGGAAGTGACGGAGCAACGGTTGAAGATGGTAAGCCAATTAGATTTACTTATGTGCTCTATGAGAATCAACGCCGGTGGTTGGGTATTGGCTGGACTTCAAGCATGCTAAGTTATGAAAGAGCATCATGGACagatgaatttttgaatgaggCACCTTCACCagataatttcaaattgccGGAAGAGAGTTCCGGTATGCTTTGGAAATGGGTGGATAAAACTTGGAGATTAGACATGACAAATGATGGAGCAATCCAGCTATCCAGTGCGAGACCAAAGACAACTGCATCACCAAATGCTGATGATGGATTCATTTATTATGATAATACGTGGAAAAAACCAACAACCGAAGACTCGTTTTCGAAATACACGAGACGCAGAAGATGGATCAGAACCGCTGAATTAATGAAAACATCTTCATTTGGGTTAGACGAAATTGATACAACCCACAACGTGGTGGATAATTCTTCAGGGAGCAATCACAAGAGGGTGGTATCACAAAACAGCGTCGCTTCAACAGTACCTAAATCAGAGACGGATTCCGATCCGGATTCGGCAACTGCAACAGGAAGTCGCAGAAGAGTGTCATTCAGCGAAGTTGACAACGTTCACATCATACCTTCCGATGATGATGCAGATACAGACACAGATCAGAAAGACCTGAAGAGACATAACCAACAAGAAGACTACAGCACCGAAAACCCTCTAGACGTGGTGAGACCCCCCCAGGATTCAAAAGGTTGA
- the SWC4 gene encoding Swc4p (similar to Saccharomyces cerevisiae SWC4 (YGR002C); ancestral locus Anc_4.137) produces MSSSDIFDVLNIQQRSKSPGSTGSPTPSATVPIAGSKVAKPQVTGMQRELYNLLGENQPPVVVQSTNKFKEKLASISKPSPWTNASFRANKYVTLHHWVKGSKELSNQDQENQFSKFDVKLTIPEITKEDFDSFMKTRNENEKSLKDSQSTKEKSDQKEANNVDKDENTWSFEEVDGLFDLCRRYDMRWFVIHDRYSYGKPRSLEDLKEKFYEVCKHYFSNKDPNNALLPTLNFPKRKELERKKYLQRLLARSAAEIAEEEALIIESRKFEMAAKKTLNERESLLRLLDSPNSDQPVSQYLTSQGMSQLYGSLLSDKSRKRKHNPNIPENPWMKQQQQFAQQRQQLQQMQEKKQDRKHENQEVGSPRKTKKQKLELQTAMKRKAESVYAEHLLNKFNSEQREALGVISHGEKLPPGVYLRSTRISTFKPALQNKVLAALQELGLPTRPVMPTYKVVQKHDELLRQIANLIELKKHLDKLEAEKAISN; encoded by the coding sequence ATGTCTTCGTCggatatttttgatgttttaAACATTCAGCAGAGATCCAAAAGTCCTGGAAGTACGGGATCTCCAACGCCCAGTGCAACTGTCCCAATTGCGGGCAGCAAAGTTGCCAAACCACAGGTCACCGGTATGCAGAGAGAGCTGTACAATCTATTAGGTGAAAATCAACCACCTGTTGTGGTACAGTCTACCAACAAATTTAAAGAAAAGCTAGCGTCCATTTCAAAGCCATCACCATGGACAAATGCATCTTTTCGTGCCAATAAATACGTGACCTTACATCATTGGGTAAAGGGATCAAAAGAActttcaaatcaagatcaagagaatcaattttccaaatttgaTGTAAAACTGACCATTCCTGAgataacaaaagaagattttgattctttcatGAAGACTAggaatgaaaatgagaaatCACTGAAGGATTCACAATCTACTAAGGAAAAAAGCGACCAAAAAGAAGCCAATAATGTTgacaaagatgaaaatacgTGGAGTTTTGAAGAGGTTGACGGCCTTTTTGACTTATGCAGGCGATATGATATGAGATGGTTTGTAATTCACGACCGATATTCCTATGGCAAGCCAAGAAGCTTGgaagatttgaaggaaaagtTTTATGAAGTCTGCAAACATTATTTCTCAAATAAAGATCCTAACAATGCATTGTTACCAACATTAAATTTTCCCAAGCGAAAGGAGcttgaaaggaaaaagtATCTACAGAGACTGCTGGCCAGATCTGCGGCCGAAATTGCGGAAGAAGAAGCTCTCATAATTGAATCTCGTAAGTTCGAAATGGCAGCcaagaaaactttgaatgAAAGGGAGTCATTGCTTCGATTATTAGACTCTCCAAATTCAGATCAACCTGTTTCCCAATATCTAACTTCACAAGGGATGTCTCAATTATACGGATCTCTACTTTCGGATAAATcgagaaagagaaagcaTAACCCAAATATTCCAGAAAATCCATGGAtgaaacaacaacagcaatttGCGCAGCAAAGACAGCAATTACAGCAGATGCAAGAGAAGAAGCAAGATAGGAAGCACGAAAATCAAGAAGTAGGGTCTCCaagaaaaacgaaaaagcAGAAACTCGAACTGCAGACtgcaatgaaaagaaaggcGGAGAGTGTTTATGCGGAACATCTGTTGAATAAGTTCAATTCGGAACAAAGGGAGGCTTTGGGTGTTATTTCTCACGGTGAAAAATTACCACCTGGCGTATATCTCAGATCAACCAGGATATCCACTTTCAAGCCTGCGCTCCAAAATAAGGTTTTGGCTGCACTGCAAGAATTGGGACTACCCACTAGGCCTGTCATGCCCACCTATAAAGTCGTGCAAAAGCATGATGAGCTACTACGACAGATAGCCAATTTAATCGAGCTGAAAAAGCATCTGGATAAATTGGAAGCAGAAAAAGCTATATCAAATTAA